In the Scyliorhinus torazame isolate Kashiwa2021f chromosome 4, sScyTor2.1, whole genome shotgun sequence genome, one interval contains:
- the LOC140411384 gene encoding probable G-protein coupled receptor 139, with protein MEKPVILLIKEIYYPILAAIGVPANVVTIVILYRGKCGLSNCISLIMSVMTTADLLVMIINVMVYHIFSYNFRLSFLHHTAMCQFVLYMTAVALDLSVWFTVFFTFDRFAVICCQRFKAKHCTKRTAAVVIAMFCVLIFFKDIPYFYGIEHQQIINKVQWGCQPSVTFLSSPLGTCFFWFHLTSLVWLPFTLILLFNCLTIRRITVASRTRRELRSHTTENKSDAEIENRRKSIILLFTVSGSFLLLWLTSVIGLIISGLVSINSYRGDRTNFGYLVTEIGTMLKFLSSCPNTFIYAVTQRKFREELKTLLKFPFTLILRFINKEGCTTSSSRHQSYAITLNLFVAFKRIVVYAFHNSLLENDSQIMTFRIKT; from the exons ATGGAAAAACCTGTTATTCTGTTGATTAAAGAGATTTACTATCCAATTTTGGCAGCTATTGGTGTCCCAG cAAACGTTGTGACCATTGTGATTCTTTACCGTGGAAAGTGTGGCCTTTCCAATTGTATCTCTTTAATCATGTCGGTCATGACAACAGCAGATTTACTGGTCATGATTATCAATGTAATGGTGTATCATATTTTCAGTTATAATTTTAGACTTTCATTTCTGCACCACACTGCCATGTGTCAGTTCGTTCTATACATGACAGCTGTCGCACTCGATTTGTCAGTTTGGTTCACTGTCTTCTTCACATTTGACCGATTTGCAGTTATCTGCTGCCAGAGATTCAAAGCAAAGCATTGCACCAAGAGAACGGCAGCTGTGGTTATAGCAATGTTCTGTGTTCTGATATTTTTCAAGGATATCCCATATTTCTATGGCATTGAACATCAGCAGATAATTAATAAGGTGCAGTGGGGCTGCCAGCCAAGTGTGACCTTTTTGTCTTCACCTCTCGGTACATGTTTCTTCTGGTTTCACCTAACCTCGCTAGTTTGGCTGCCTTTTACTTTAATTCTGTTGTTTAATTGTTTGACAATCAGACGTATTACAGTGGCAAGCAGAACCCGAAGAGAACTTCGATCCCACACAACTGAGAACAAGTCTGATGCAGAGATAGAgaaccggaggaaatccatcatcttactcttcacTGTTTCGGGCAGTTTTTTATTGCTATGGTTGACATCTGTCATCGGTCTTATAATTTCTGGACTGGTAAGCATCAATTCATACCGAGGTGACCGTACAAACTTTGGATATCTTGTCACAGAAATTGGAACAATGTTGAAGTTTTTGAGTTCCTGTCCAAACACGTTTATCTATGCCGTGACTCAGAGGAAATTTCGAGAGGAGCTGAAGACGTTGTTGAAATTTCCTTTCACATTGATTCTGAGGTTTATCAATAAGGAAGGGTGTACAACATCGAGCTCCAG GCACCAGAGTTACGCAATTACATTAAACCTCTTTGTGGCTTTCAAACGCATTGTAGTGTATGCGTTTCACAATTCATTGCTTGAAAACGACAGCCAAATAATGACATTTCGTATTAAAACTTAA